A region of Saimiri boliviensis isolate mSaiBol1 chromosome 8, mSaiBol1.pri, whole genome shotgun sequence DNA encodes the following proteins:
- the PARP14 gene encoding protein mono-ADP-ribosyltransferase PARP14 isoform X3: MEDVTKECENISSSVAFENLKANVTDMMLILLVENISGLANDDFQVEVIRDFDVAVVTFQKHIDTARFVDDCTKHHSIKHLQLSPRILEVTKIIRVENLPPGADDYSLQLFFQNPCNGGGRVASVEYFPEESSALIEFFDRKVLDIIMATKLDFNKMPLSVFPYYASLGTALYGKEKPLIKLPAPFEESIDLPLWKFLQKKNHLIEEINDEMRRCHCELTWSELSGKVTIRPAATLVNEGRPRIKTWQTHTSTALSSIRSKYKVTPIKVDPTVWDTIKNDVEDDRILIEFDALKEMVILAGKSEDVQSFEVQVKELIESTTQKIKKEEQSLKEKMIISPGKYFLLCQSGLLDHLRTECLETEICYDGVTQHLCLKGPSANVYKIKCEIQEKVYSMAQKSIAVSSEIFQFLQQVNCEEFSKCLFIAQKILALYELEGTAVLLTSCSSKALLEAEKHMLSALHSKRIKVENKEVLHVKKWKMITQNLHKKQNFSPNSVIISELASETTAEVIITGQVKEVNETYQLLFNFIEQNMKIERLIEVKPSLVIDYLKAERKLFWPKIKMANVQVCFNPENKQKGILLTGSKPEVLKAMDIVKQVWDSICVKSVHIDKPGAKQFFQDKARFYQSEVRRLFGCFIELQENAEKEGGSPAGQKYFSRTDLAPGVVLIVRQGDLAQLPVDVVVNAANEDLKHYGGLAAALSKAAGPELQADCDQIVKRDGKLLPGNATISKAGKLPYHHVIHAVGPCWNRDEIAKCTYLLTKAVQRSLGLAEKYKYQSIAIPAISSGVFGFPLKLCVETIVSAIKKKFLNKKDKCLLKEIYLVDVSEKTVEAFVEAVKTAFKKTLPDTAALPSLPAAEGPGKTSWKHTSLVSPEGLKMLLVKEGVQNAKSDVVVNSVPSDLMLNVGPLSKALLEKAGPELQKELCTAGQGVAVDVGTVLQTTGYNLDCCYVLHVVAPDWRNGSASSLKIMQGIIRECLEITDGLSLKSIAFPAIGTGNLGFPKTIFAELIISEVFKFSSKNQLKSLQEVHFLVHPSDQENIQAFSDEFARRDNGNFISDEIPKAEDTQGFYGTISNPNLGVHEMKIGPIIFQVASGDITKEEADVIVNSTSNSFNLKAGVSKAILECAGQNVEKECSQKAQQRKHDYIITGGGLLRCKNIIHVIGGNDVKRSVSSVLQECEKRNYSSICLPAIGTGSAKQDPDKVAEAIIDAIEDFVQKGSVQSVKKVKVVIFLPQILDVFYANMKKREGTQMSSQPSVIAKIASFFGFSKQSPPEKNPLVLEKKTESATFQVCGENVTCVEHTISWLQDLIEKEQCPYTSEDECIKDFDEKEYQELNELQKRLNISISLDHKRPLIKVLGISRDVMQARDEIEAMIKRVRLVKEQESRADCVSEFIEWQYNDNNTFYRFDKITNLKLEDARREKKETIDIKINNRYYTVNLKTCTATYGNRSLSLQRLTKSKVDIPAHWSDMKQQNFCVVELKPSDPEYNTVATQFNQTCAHFTIEKIERIQNPDLWNSYQAKKNTMDAKNGLTLNEKQLFHGTDADSVPHVNRNGFNRSYAGKNAAAFGKGTYFAVNASYSANDTYSRPDGNGKKHMYYVRVLTGIYTCGHHTLIVPPSKDAQNPTDLYDTVTDNVQHPTLFVVFYDYQAYPEYLITFRR, encoded by the exons ATGGAAGATGTCACaaaagaatgtgaaaatatttcCTCTTCGGTGGCATTTGAAAACCTCAAGGCAAATGTGACTGACATGATGTTAATCTTGTTAGTGGAGAACATAAGTGGCCTCGCTAATGATGATTTTCAAGTGGAAGTAATAAGAGATTTTGATGTTGCTGTCGTTACCTTTCAGAAGCACATAG atACTGCAAGGTTTGTTGATGATTGTACCAAGCACCATTCAATTAAACACCTTCAACTTTCTCCAAGAATTCTGGAAGTAACAAAAATAATCAGGGTTGAAAACCTGCCGCCTGGTGCTGATGACTACAGTTTAcaacttttctttcaaaatccCTGTAATGGAGGGGGAAGAGTAGCCAGTGTTGAATATTTTCCTGAAGAGAGTTCAGCTCTGATTGAATTTTTTGACAGAAAAG TGTTGGACATCATCATGGCCACAAAACTGGACTTCAATAAAATGCCACTTTCTGTGTTCCCATACTATGCCTCATTGGGCACAGCCTTGTATGGAAAGGAAAAGCCTCTGATCAAGCTTCCAGCACCATTTGAAGAGTCAATAGATCTTCCCTTATGGAAGTTCTTACAGAAAAAGAATCACCTGATTGAGGAGATAAACGATGAAATGAGGCGTTGTCACTGTGAGCTCACGTGGTCCGAACTCAGTGGTAAAGTTACCATCAGACCAGCAGCCACCTTAGTCAATGAAGGAAGACCAAGAATCAAGACCTGGCAGACACATACTTCCACAGCACTCTCTAGCATCCGATCTAAATATAAAGTCACCCCAATTAAAGTGGATCCAACAGTGTGGGacaccataaaaaatgatgtagAAGATGACAGGATTTTGATTGAGTTTGATGCTCTTAAGGAGATGGTAATCTTAGCCGGGAAATCAGAGGATGTCCAAAGCTTTGAGGTACAAGTCAAGGAGTTAATAGAAAGCactactcaaaaaattaaaaaggaagagcaaagtctgaaggaaaaaatgatcatttctcccggcaagtattttcttttgtgtcaGAGTGGTCTACTGGACCATTTACGTACAGAATGCCTAGAGACAGAGATTTGTTATGATGGAGTCACTCAACACTTGTGCTTGAAAGGACCTAGTGcaaatgtgtataaaataaagTGTGAAATCCAGGAAAAGGTGTACAGCATGGCTCAGAAAAGCATTGCAGTTTCTTCTgagatttttcagtttttgcaaCAGGTAAACTGTGAAGAATTCTCCAAGTGTCTTTTTATAGCACAGAAAATTCTTGCACTTTATGAACTAGAGGGTACAGCTGTTCTCTTAACCAGCTGTTCTTCCAAAGCCCTGTTAGAAGCTGAAAAGCACATGCTCAGTGCCTTACATTCTAAACGCATTAAAGTTGAGAACAAAGAAGTTCTTCATGtcaagaaatggaaaatgatCACTCAAAATTtgcataaaaaacaaaatttctcccCAAACAGTGTAATCATCAGTGAGTTAGCTTCAGAAACCACAGCTGAAGTCATCATTACAGGCCAGGtaaaagaagtaaatgaaacCTATCAATTGCTTTTCAACTTCATTgaacaaaacatgaaaatagaGAGACTGATTGAAGTAAAGCCTTCCTTAGTTATTGACTATTTAAAAGCAGAAAGGAAGCTATTCTGGCCAAAGATAAAGATGGCAAATGTGCAGGTATGTTTCAATCCTGAGAACAAACAAAAGGGCATTTTGCTAACTGGTTCAAAGCCCGAAGTACTGAAGGCAATGGACATCGTCAAGCAAGTCTGGGATTCAATCTGTGTTAAAAGTGTCCATATTGATAAGCCAGGAGCCAAGCAGTTCTTCCAGGATAAAGCACGGTTTTATCAAAGTGAGGTCAGACGGTTGTTTGGTTGTTTCATTGAACTACAAGAGAATGCAGAAAAGGAGGGAGGCAGCCCTGCTGGGCAGAAGTACTTCTCTCGGACGGACTTGGCCCCTGGTGTCGTGCTGATTGTGCGGCAGGGTGACTTGGCACAGCTTCCTGTCGATGTGGTGGTGAATGCAGCCAATGAGGACCTTAAGCATTATGGCGGCCTAGCTGCTGCACTCTCAAAAGCAGCTGGCCCTGAGCTCCAGGCCGACTGTGACCAGATAGTGAAGAGAGACGGCAAACTCCTACCGGGCAATGCCACCATCTCCAAGGCAGGAAAGCTGCCGTACCACCATGTGATCCACGCAGTGGGGCCCTGCTGGAACAGAGATGAGATTGCGAAGTGTACATACCTATTAACGAAAGCTGTGCAACGAAGTCTTGGTCTAGCTGAAAAATACAAGTACCAATCCATAGCCATCCCAGCTATTAGTTCTGGAGTCTTTGGCTTTCCCTTAAAACTATGTGTGGAGACCATTGTTTCTGCCATCAAGAAAAAGTTCCTAAacaaaaaggataaatgcttgttGAAAGAAATCTACCTTGTGGATGTATCTGAGAAGACTGTTGAGGCCTTTGTAGAAGCTGtgaaaactgcatttaaaaaaacccTGCCAGACACAGCTGCCCTGCCCAGTTTGCCAGCGGCAGAAGGACCTGGGAAGACATCATGGAAACACACAAGTCTGGTGTCCCCAGAAGGCCTGAAGATGCTGTTGGTGAAAGAAGGTGTGCAGAATGCTAAG aGTGATGTTGTTGTCAACTCTGTTCCCTCGGATCTCATGCTTAATGTGGGGCCTCTTTCTAAGGCCCTCTTGGAGAAAGCTGGACCAGAGCTCCAGAAGGAATTGTGCACAGCCGGACAAGGGGTGGCTGTCGACGTGGGCACAGTGCTTCAAACCACCGGCTACAATCTGGACTGTTGCTATGTGCTTCATGTGGTAGCTCCGGACTGGAGAAATGGTAGCGCGTCTTCACTCAAG ATCATGCAAGGCATAATCAGAGAATGTTTGGAGATCACTGACGGCTTGTCCttaaaatcaattgcatttccaGCAATAGGAACAGGAAACTTGGGATTTCCTAAAACcatatttgctgaattaatcaTTTCGGAGGTGTTCAAATTTAGCAGCAAGAATCAGCTGAAAAGTTTACAAGAGGTTCACTTTCTGGTGCACCCAAGTGATCAAGAAAATATTCAG GCATTTTCAGATGAATTTGCCAGAAGGGATAATGGAAATTTCATCAGTGACGAAATTCCGAAGGCTGAAGATACACAAG gtttttatgGGACTATTTCTAACCCTAATTTAGGTGTGCATGAAATGAAGATAGGTCCTATCATCTTCCAGGTGGCTTCTGGAGATATCACCAAAGAAGAGGCAGATGTGATTGTAAATTCAACATCAAACTCATTTAATCTGAAAGCAG GGGTCTCCAAAGCAATTTTGGAATGTGCCGGACAAAATGTAGAAAAGGAATGTTCTCAGAAAG CTCAGCAGCGCAAACATGATTATATAATCACTGGAGGTGGGTTGTTGAGGTGCAAGAATATCATTCATGTAATTGGTGGaaatgatgtcaagagatcggtTTCCAGTGTTTTGCAGGAGTGTGAAAAACGAAATTACTCATCCATTTGCCTCCCAGCCATTGGGACAG GAAGTGCCAAACAAGACCCAGATAAGGTTGCTGAAGCCATAATTGATGCCATTGAAGACTTTGTCCAAAAAGGATCAGTCCAGTCTGTGAAAAAAGTTAAAGTTGTAATCTTTCTGCCTCAAATACTGGATGTGTTTtatgcaaacatgaaaaaaagagaagggactCAGATGTCTTCCCAACCGTCTGTGATAGCTAAAATTGCAT cattttttggCTTTTCAAAGCAATCTCCTCCAGAAAAGAATCCTTTggttttggaaaagaaaacagaatcagcAACTTTTCAGGTGTGTGGTGAAAATGTCACATGTGTGGAACACACTATCTCCTGGCTACAAGACCTGATTGAAAAAGAACAGTGTCCTTACACCAGTGAAGATGAGTGCATCAAAGACTTTGATGAAAAGGAGTATCAGGAGTTGAATGAGCTGCAGAAGAGGTTAAATATTAGCATTTCCCTAGACCATAAGAGACCTTTGATTAAGGTTTTGGGAATTAGCAGAGATGTGATGCAGGCTAGAGATGAAATTGAGGCAATGATCAAGAGAGTTCGATTGGTCAAAGAACAGGAATCCCGGGCAGATTGTGTCAGTGAGTTTATAGAATGGCAGTATAATGACAATAACACATTTTATCGTTTTGACAAAATAACCAATCTGAAATTAGAGGAtgcaaggagagaaaagaaagaaacaattgatATCAAAATTAATAATCGGTACTACACAGTGAACTTGAAAACATGCACTGCCACATATGGAAATCGCAGTTTATCTCTTCAGCGCCTCACAAAATCCAAAG TTGACATTCCTGCACACTGGAGTGATATGAAGCAGCAGAATTTCTGTGTGGTGGAGCTAAAGCCTAGTGATCCTGAGTACAACACAGTGGCGACCCAATTTAATCAGACCTGCGCACACTTCACAATAGAGAAG ATTGAAAGGATTCAGAATCCAGATCTCTGGAATAGCTACCAGGCGAAGAAAAACACCATGGATGCCAAGAATGGCCTGACACTAAATGAGAAGCAACTCTTCCACGGGACAGATGCTGACTCTGTGCCACATGTCAATCGAAATGGCTTTAACCGCAGCTATGCTGGAAAGAATG CTGCAGCATTTGGAAAGGGTACCTATTTTGCTGTCAATGCCAGTTATTCTGCCAATGATACGTACTCCAGGCCAGACGGAAATGGGAAAAAGCATATGTATTACGTGCGAGTACTCACTGGAATCTATACATGTGGACATCACACATTAATTGTGCCTCCTTCAAAGGATGCTCAAAACCCTACTGACCTGTATGACACTGTTACAGATAATGTGCAACATCCTACTTTATTTGTGGTATTTTATGACTATCAAGCATACCCAGAATACCTTATTACTTTTAGAAGATAA